The following proteins come from a genomic window of Sphaerisporangium rubeum:
- a CDS encoding thiamine pyrophosphate-dependent enzyme, with protein MARDTAETHFTESVAALTPGERRDPALPVRPGTTLTGGLCRDLFETQVASRLLDIAARWLREQGEGFYTIGSAGHEGNAAVAAAVRATDPALLHYRSGAFYLARSAQAGRLAEEGLRDVLLGLAAAAEEPIAGGRHKVFGHPGLAVIPQTSTIASHLPRAVGVAFAIERARKLGVTDTPWPEGSIAVTSFGDASINHASALTGLNTAAYCAYQGLPLPVLFVCEDNGLGVSVRTPRRWVESAAHPLIPRFEADGCDLAEAYDVACRAADHVRGRRSPALLHLRTVRLMGHAGSDVESAYRTPREIAADLERDPLVATARLLVHAGLADPGELLGRYETIREHVLKLALDLTRRPRLRSAAEVMRPLAPRHPARVATLAARAAPGRAALTGATSPEREGPLTLSQAINRTLTDLLAAHPEAMVFGEDVARKGGVYGVTRGLLKRFGAARVFDTVLDEQAVLGLALGAGVSGLLPIPEIQYLAYLHNALDQIRGEAASLRFFSQGAYRNPMVVRVAAYAYQKGFGGHFHNDNSVAALRDIPGLVVASPARPDDAAAMLRTCVAAAKADGEVCVFLEPIALYHTRDLMDDGDDGWLAPYAPPSRWAETHVPIGRARSYGDGRDLTIVTFGNGLRMSLRAAIRLTAEGHGCRVLDLRWLSPLPVEDLLHAATLTGKVLVADETRGSGGVSESVLAALADAGFSGQVSRVTSKDSFVPLGDAAAHVLLSEAEIEDAARKMLS; from the coding sequence GTGGCCCGCGACACTGCCGAGACGCACTTCACCGAGTCGGTCGCCGCGCTGACGCCGGGTGAGCGCCGCGATCCCGCGCTCCCCGTCCGGCCCGGCACCACACTGACCGGAGGGCTGTGCCGCGACCTGTTCGAGACACAGGTCGCCAGCCGGCTGCTCGACATCGCGGCCCGGTGGCTGCGCGAGCAAGGCGAGGGGTTCTACACCATCGGGTCGGCCGGCCACGAGGGAAACGCCGCGGTCGCCGCCGCCGTGCGCGCCACCGACCCGGCGCTGCTGCATTACCGGTCCGGCGCGTTCTACCTCGCGCGGTCCGCGCAGGCCGGCCGGCTCGCCGAGGAAGGGCTGCGCGACGTGCTGCTCGGCCTCGCCGCCGCGGCCGAGGAGCCCATCGCCGGCGGCAGGCACAAGGTGTTCGGCCACCCCGGCCTCGCGGTCATCCCGCAGACCTCCACCATCGCGAGCCACCTCCCCCGCGCCGTCGGGGTGGCGTTCGCCATCGAGCGCGCGCGCAAACTCGGCGTCACCGACACCCCGTGGCCGGAGGGCTCGATCGCGGTCACGAGCTTCGGTGACGCGTCGATCAACCACGCGAGCGCGCTGACCGGGCTCAACACCGCCGCGTACTGCGCCTACCAGGGGCTGCCGCTGCCGGTGCTGTTCGTCTGCGAGGACAACGGCCTCGGCGTCAGCGTGCGCACCCCCCGCCGGTGGGTCGAGTCCGCCGCGCACCCCCTGATCCCCCGGTTCGAGGCCGACGGCTGCGACCTGGCCGAGGCGTACGACGTGGCGTGCCGCGCCGCCGACCACGTGCGCGGCCGCCGTTCCCCCGCGTTGCTGCACCTGCGCACCGTGCGGCTGATGGGCCACGCCGGGTCCGACGTCGAGTCGGCCTACCGCACGCCGCGCGAGATCGCCGCCGACCTGGAGCGCGACCCGCTGGTCGCCACCGCGCGGCTGCTGGTCCACGCGGGTCTCGCCGACCCCGGCGAGCTGCTCGGCCGGTACGAGACGATCCGTGAGCACGTGCTCAAGCTGGCGCTCGACCTGACGCGGCGGCCACGGCTGCGCTCGGCCGCCGAGGTCATGCGGCCGCTCGCGCCGCGGCACCCGGCGCGGGTCGCCACGCTCGCGGCCCGCGCGGCACCCGGCCGTGCGGCGCTGACCGGCGCCACGTCACCCGAGCGCGAGGGTCCGCTCACCCTGTCCCAGGCGATCAACCGCACGCTCACCGACCTGCTCGCCGCGCACCCCGAGGCGATGGTCTTCGGTGAGGACGTCGCGCGCAAAGGCGGGGTGTACGGGGTCACGCGGGGCCTGCTCAAGCGGTTCGGCGCGGCGCGGGTGTTCGACACGGTGCTCGACGAGCAGGCCGTGCTCGGGCTGGCGCTCGGCGCGGGGGTGTCGGGGCTGCTGCCGATACCGGAGATCCAGTACCTGGCCTACCTGCACAACGCGCTCGACCAGATCCGCGGCGAGGCGGCGTCCTTGCGGTTCTTCTCCCAAGGCGCCTACCGCAACCCCATGGTGGTGCGGGTCGCCGCCTACGCCTACCAGAAGGGATTCGGCGGCCACTTCCACAACGACAACTCCGTGGCGGCGCTGCGCGACATCCCCGGCCTGGTCGTCGCGTCCCCCGCGCGGCCCGACGACGCCGCCGCGATGCTGCGCACCTGCGTGGCCGCCGCCAAGGCCGACGGCGAGGTGTGCGTGTTCCTCGAGCCGATCGCGCTGTACCACACGCGTGACCTCATGGACGACGGGGACGACGGGTGGCTCGCGCCGTACGCGCCGCCGTCGCGGTGGGCCGAGACGCACGTGCCGATCGGCCGGGCCAGGTCGTACGGCGACGGCCGCGACCTCACCATCGTGACCTTCGGCAACGGCCTGCGCATGAGCCTGCGTGCCGCGATACGCCTCACCGCGGAAGGTCACGGGTGCCGGGTGCTCGACCTGCGGTGGCTGTCCCCGCTGCCGGTCGAGGACCTGCTGCACGCCGCCACCCTCACCGGCAAGGTCCTGGTCGCCGACGAGACCCGCGGGTCCGGCGGCGTGTCGGAGTCCGTGCTCGCGGCGCTCGCCGACGCCGGTTTCAGCGGTCAGGTGTCGCGCGTGACGTCCAAGGACTCGTTCGTCCCGCTCGGCGACGCCGCGGCCCACGTGCTGCTGTCGGAGGCCGAGATCGAGGACGCCGCGCGCAAGATGCTCTCCTAG
- a CDS encoding ABC transporter permease gives MSTGVTAPGVVRVHVPRRSVAHDLRAVKIVLHRELLRFVSDRTRMISTFVQPVLWLFVMGTGLGTLVSRGPAEGVDFRTFIYPGVIAMTVITTAMFSAGSIVWDREFGFLREMLVAPVSRGSIVVGKCIGGALMATVQGAIILAMAGLVSVPYSPGLILTLLAEMFLASFTITAFGVSLAARMKNMQSFFGVMQMAIMPMIFLSGALFPLANLPGWLSFLTKINPLTYAVDPMRHAVFSHLDVTPEVVRILNPGVHWFGWQVPVGIELLIIAAMGLALLGVAIAQFRRD, from the coding sequence ATGAGCACAGGCGTCACCGCTCCCGGCGTGGTCCGGGTGCACGTCCCCCGGCGCAGCGTCGCGCACGACCTGCGTGCCGTCAAGATCGTGCTGCACCGCGAGCTGCTGCGGTTCGTCAGCGACCGCACCCGCATGATCTCCACGTTCGTCCAGCCGGTGCTGTGGCTGTTCGTGATGGGGACCGGCCTCGGCACGCTGGTGTCGCGGGGGCCGGCCGAAGGGGTGGACTTCCGCACCTTCATCTACCCCGGCGTGATCGCCATGACGGTGATCACGACGGCGATGTTCTCGGCGGGGTCGATCGTGTGGGACCGCGAGTTCGGGTTCCTGCGCGAGATGCTGGTCGCGCCGGTCAGCCGGGGCTCGATCGTGGTCGGCAAGTGCATCGGCGGCGCGCTCATGGCCACCGTCCAGGGGGCCATCATCCTCGCCATGGCGGGGCTGGTGAGCGTGCCGTACTCGCCGGGGCTGATCCTCACGCTGCTCGCGGAGATGTTCCTGGCGTCGTTCACGATCACCGCGTTCGGGGTGAGCCTGGCGGCGCGGATGAAGAACATGCAGTCCTTCTTCGGCGTCATGCAGATGGCGATCATGCCGATGATCTTCCTGTCCGGAGCGCTGTTCCCCCTGGCGAACCTTCCGGGGTGGCTGTCGTTCCTGACGAAGATCAACCCGCTGACGTACGCGGTGGACCCGATGCGGCACGCGGTGTTCAGCCACCTGGACGTGACGCCGGAGGTCGTGCGGATCCTCAACCCGGGGGTGCACTGGTTCGGCTGGCAGGTCCCGGTCGGGATCGAGCTGCTCATCATCGCGGCGATGGGGCTGGCCCTGCTCGGGGTCGCCATCGCGCAGTTCCGCCGCGACTGA
- a CDS encoding ATP-binding cassette domain-containing protein: MTTKDETPAVEVRGLRKTFGKVDAVKGIDFEVRPGEVFGFLGPNGAGKTTTISMLCTLARPTGGTARVAGHDVVRERDEVRRNIGLVFQDPTLDGYLSAEQNLRFHAELYGVPREVVGERIRQVMEMVALWDRKDAKVMTFSGGMKRRLEIARGLLHSPRVLFLDEPTVGLDPQTRSAIWGYINKLRHTEDITIFMTTHYMEEAEYCDRIAIIDHGEIVVIDSPEALKASIGKDRVQIQTGDDAGAITALQERFGIEAAVREGQVTFAVASGEEFVPRLFAELGVPIRSVSVSRPSLDDVFMNYTGSTIRDAEAENGAATWMRAMARR; encoded by the coding sequence GTGACGACCAAGGACGAGACACCTGCGGTCGAGGTGCGGGGCCTGAGGAAGACTTTCGGCAAGGTGGACGCGGTCAAGGGCATCGACTTCGAGGTGCGGCCCGGCGAGGTGTTCGGGTTCCTCGGGCCGAACGGCGCCGGCAAGACCACCACGATCAGCATGCTGTGCACTCTCGCGCGGCCCACCGGCGGCACGGCGCGGGTCGCCGGCCACGACGTGGTGCGCGAGCGGGACGAGGTCCGGCGCAACATCGGGCTGGTGTTCCAGGACCCGACGCTGGACGGCTACCTGTCGGCCGAGCAGAACCTGCGGTTCCACGCCGAGCTGTACGGCGTGCCGCGCGAGGTGGTCGGCGAGCGCATCCGGCAGGTCATGGAGATGGTGGCCCTGTGGGACCGCAAGGACGCCAAGGTGATGACGTTCTCCGGCGGCATGAAGCGGCGCCTGGAGATCGCGCGCGGCCTGCTGCACTCGCCGCGTGTGCTGTTCCTCGACGAGCCGACGGTGGGCCTGGACCCGCAGACCCGGTCGGCCATCTGGGGGTACATCAACAAGCTCCGGCACACCGAGGACATCACGATCTTCATGACGACGCACTACATGGAGGAGGCCGAGTACTGCGACCGCATCGCGATCATCGACCACGGCGAGATCGTGGTGATCGACTCCCCCGAGGCGCTCAAGGCGAGTATCGGCAAGGACCGGGTGCAGATCCAGACCGGTGACGACGCGGGGGCCATCACCGCTCTCCAGGAGCGGTTCGGCATCGAGGCGGCGGTGCGCGAGGGTCAGGTGACGTTCGCGGTGGCGTCCGGCGAGGAGTTCGTGCCGCGCCTGTTCGCCGAGCTCGGCGTGCCGATCCGCTCGGTCAGCGTGTCGCGTCCTTCGCTGGACGACGTCTTCATGAACTACACCGGCTCCACCATCCGCGACGCCGAGGCCGAGAACGGCGCGGCGACGTGGATGCGGGCCATGGCGAGGAGGTAG
- a CDS encoding PadR family transcriptional regulator, with the protein MRDPREWLPPVVPPGPPGPHGPPPPEDRYREWGPPAPPGPGPHFAPRVRRGDVRAALLTLLQEQARNGYQMIQEIHSRSAGIWRPSPGSVYPALQQLEDEGIVSGEEAGGSRIYRLTTKGHDLVARRGELTDTPWADVANTLPEEIMELRMLWTQLDDAFGQLIRHANPSQAAAARTLLKKTRRSIFAILADDEDTVDCDHGKGDT; encoded by the coding sequence ATGAGAGACCCCCGTGAGTGGCTGCCTCCCGTCGTCCCCCCTGGTCCCCCAGGCCCGCACGGTCCCCCGCCTCCCGAGGACAGATATCGCGAATGGGGCCCGCCTGCGCCACCGGGACCAGGGCCGCACTTCGCTCCCCGCGTGCGGCGCGGCGACGTCCGCGCGGCGCTGCTGACGCTCCTGCAGGAGCAGGCGCGCAACGGCTACCAGATGATCCAGGAGATCCACAGCCGCAGCGCCGGCATCTGGCGGCCGAGCCCCGGGTCGGTGTACCCGGCGCTCCAGCAACTTGAGGACGAGGGGATCGTGTCCGGCGAGGAGGCCGGCGGCAGCCGGATCTACCGGCTCACCACCAAGGGACACGACCTCGTCGCGAGGCGCGGGGAGCTCACCGACACCCCCTGGGCCGACGTGGCGAACACGCTGCCTGAGGAGATCATGGAGCTGCGCATGTTGTGGACGCAGCTCGACGACGCGTTCGGCCAGCTCATCCGGCACGCCAATCCTTCGCAGGCCGCCGCGGCGCGGACCCTGCTCAAGAAGACCAGACGCTCGATCTTCGCGATCCTCGCCGACGACGAGGACACCGTGGACTGTGACCACGGCAAGGGGGACACGTGA
- a CDS encoding SACE_7040 family transcriptional regulator codes for MTVVRSPTRVPGRRRGEILAAAATLFAARGFHGVSTEEIGAAVGISGPALYRHFDGKESLLAEMLLDISERLRGAAVERVTRAADGAEALDALICGQIDFALDHPALITVHDRELGNVPEAERRRVRRLQRLYVEEWVTVLSELYPSARPARLRAATHAVFGLLNSTPHSAGELPRAEMAELLHRMARVALHTFVNEG; via the coding sequence GTGACCGTTGTGCGGAGTCCTACCCGAGTTCCTGGCCGCAGGCGCGGAGAGATCCTCGCCGCCGCGGCCACGCTGTTCGCCGCGCGCGGCTTCCACGGGGTGTCCACCGAGGAGATCGGCGCGGCGGTCGGCATCTCGGGGCCCGCGCTGTACCGGCACTTCGACGGCAAGGAATCCCTGCTGGCCGAGATGCTGCTCGACATCAGCGAGCGGCTGCGCGGCGCGGCGGTGGAGCGGGTGACGCGGGCCGCGGACGGCGCCGAGGCACTGGACGCGCTGATCTGCGGACAGATCGACTTCGCGCTCGACCACCCGGCGCTGATCACCGTGCACGACAGGGAACTGGGGAACGTTCCCGAGGCGGAGCGGCGGCGGGTGCGGCGGCTCCAGCGGCTGTACGTCGAGGAGTGGGTCACGGTGCTCAGCGAGCTGTACCCCTCGGCGCGGCCGGCGCGGCTGCGCGCGGCGACCCACGCGGTGTTCGGCCTGCTCAACTCGACGCCGCACAGCGCGGGTGAGCTGCCGCGCGCCGAGATGGCGGAGCTGCTGCACCGGATGGCGCGGGTGGCGCTGCACACGTTCGTTAACGAGGGTTAA
- a CDS encoding carboxyl transferase domain-containing protein gives MAPVLRTAAVPDAEEFKRNAEANERLTAELRERLATAALGGPERARRRHLERGKLLPRDRVTTLLDPGSRFLELSPLAATGLYGDEAPAAGIITGVGRVSGRECVVVANDATVKGGTYYPVTVKKHLRAQEVALHNRLPCVYLVDSGGAFLPLQDEVFPDREHFGRIFYNQATMSREGIPQIAAVLGSCTAGGAYVPAMSDEAVIVRNQGTIFLGGPPLVKAATGEEVSAEDLGGGDVHARISGVTDHLARDDTHALSIVRDIVATLAPRAASPWERARPEEPLHDPRDLYGIVPADTRVPYDVREVIGRLVDGSRFLEFKAEYGPTLVTGFAHLHGHPVGIVANNGILFGESALKGAHFIELCDRRAVPLVFLQNISGFMVGRAYEAGGIAKHGAKMVTAVSCARVPKLTVVIGGSFGAGNYAMSGRAYSPRFLWMWPNARISVMGGEQAANVLATVRPSGSGDEEEFKRRIREQYEEQGNPYHSTARLWDDGVIDPVDTRTVLGLALSAAANAPLDPVGYGVFRM, from the coding sequence ATGGCGCCTGTGCTGCGGACGGCCGCCGTCCCCGACGCCGAGGAGTTCAAGCGCAACGCGGAGGCCAACGAACGCCTCACGGCCGAGCTGCGCGAACGGCTCGCCACCGCCGCGCTCGGCGGCCCCGAGCGCGCGCGCCGCCGCCACCTGGAGCGCGGCAAGCTCCTGCCACGCGACCGCGTCACCACCCTGCTCGACCCCGGCTCCCGCTTCCTTGAGCTCTCGCCGCTCGCCGCCACCGGCCTGTACGGCGACGAGGCCCCGGCGGCCGGCATCATCACCGGCGTCGGCCGGGTCAGCGGCCGCGAATGCGTGGTCGTCGCCAACGACGCCACCGTCAAAGGCGGCACGTACTACCCGGTCACCGTGAAGAAGCACCTGCGCGCGCAGGAGGTGGCGCTGCACAACCGCCTGCCGTGCGTCTACCTCGTCGACTCCGGCGGCGCGTTCCTCCCGTTGCAGGACGAGGTGTTCCCCGACCGCGAGCACTTCGGCCGCATCTTCTACAACCAGGCCACCATGTCCCGCGAAGGCATCCCGCAGATCGCCGCCGTCCTCGGCTCCTGCACCGCCGGCGGCGCCTACGTCCCCGCGATGAGCGACGAGGCCGTGATCGTCCGCAACCAGGGGACGATCTTCCTCGGCGGGCCGCCGCTGGTGAAGGCCGCCACCGGTGAGGAGGTCAGCGCCGAGGACCTCGGCGGCGGCGACGTGCACGCGCGGATCAGCGGCGTCACCGACCACCTGGCGCGCGACGACACGCACGCGCTGTCCATCGTCCGCGACATCGTCGCCACCCTCGCGCCGCGCGCCGCCTCCCCCTGGGAACGCGCGCGGCCCGAGGAGCCGCTGCACGACCCGCGCGACCTGTACGGCATCGTCCCCGCCGACACCCGCGTGCCGTACGACGTGCGCGAGGTGATCGGCCGGCTGGTCGACGGCAGCCGGTTCCTGGAGTTCAAGGCCGAGTACGGCCCGACGCTCGTCACCGGCTTCGCGCACCTGCACGGCCATCCCGTCGGGATCGTCGCCAACAACGGCATCCTGTTCGGCGAGTCGGCACTCAAGGGGGCCCACTTCATCGAGCTGTGCGACCGGCGCGCCGTGCCGCTGGTGTTCCTGCAGAACATCAGCGGCTTCATGGTGGGCCGCGCCTACGAGGCCGGCGGCATCGCCAAGCACGGCGCCAAGATGGTCACCGCCGTGTCCTGCGCGCGTGTGCCGAAGCTCACCGTCGTCATCGGCGGCTCGTTCGGCGCCGGCAACTACGCGATGTCCGGCCGCGCCTACTCGCCGCGCTTCCTGTGGATGTGGCCGAACGCTCGCATCTCGGTCATGGGGGGAGAGCAGGCCGCGAACGTGCTGGCCACGGTGCGTCCCTCCGGATCGGGGGACGAGGAGGAGTTCAAACGGCGCATCCGCGAGCAGTACGAGGAGCAGGGCAACCCGTACCACTCCACCGCTCGCCTGTGGGACGACGGCGTGATCGACCCGGTCGACACCCGCACCGTCCTCGGGCTGGCCCTGTCGGCCGCGGCCAACGCGCCGCTCGACCCTGTCGGCTACGGCGTCTTCCGGATGTGA
- a CDS encoding acetyl/propionyl/methylcrotonyl-CoA carboxylase subunit alpha has product MFDTVLVANRGEIALRILRTLRRLGVRSVAVYADADQGARHAAEADVAVRLPGGYLDVDGVVAAALATGARAVHPGYGFLAENAAFARRCAEAGLVFAGPPPAAMEAMADKIRAKATVAGAGVPVVPGAAEPEDDLAAVAASVGYPVLIKPSAGGGGKGMLVVRSPEELPAALESARRTAVAAFGDGTLLLERFVSNPRHIEIQVMADAHGGVVHLGERECSLQRRHQKIIEEAPSPLLDDATRAAMGAAAVRAAAAVGYVGAGTVEFIVPGDEPGHPGYFIEMNTRLQVEHPVTELVTGLDLVELQLRVAAGEPLPFTQDEIRSRGHAIEARVYAEDPAHGFLPTGGRVLALTEPAGVRVDSGIQAGGVVGSDYDPMLSKVIAWGRDRPAALRRLDAALRATTVLGVTTNIAFLRALLADPAVAAGDLGTGLIDERLDTLLAAAYGDGAPPRDVRAAAALVFQDDLAEAAGDDPWDVPDGWRLGELAWTTWLLETRGNTTRVQVRGTPGHGAEVVLDDGEPAAEARLTRGDGEVLVTLDGVTRRYACASDGRAVWLGRDGHAWAVTPHVPGDPGDAAAGRTGDGVVRSPMPGTVLLVKVVPGERVTEGQPLMIVEAMKMEHTVTSPMDGVVADLPVRAGRPVDMDAVLAVVREEES; this is encoded by the coding sequence ATGTTCGACACCGTTCTCGTCGCCAACCGGGGTGAGATCGCCCTCCGGATCCTGCGCACCCTGCGCCGCCTCGGCGTCCGCTCCGTCGCCGTGTACGCCGACGCCGACCAAGGCGCCAGGCACGCCGCCGAGGCCGACGTCGCCGTGCGCCTGCCAGGTGGTTACCTCGACGTCGACGGCGTCGTCGCGGCGGCCCTCGCCACCGGAGCGCGGGCCGTGCACCCCGGCTACGGCTTCCTCGCCGAGAACGCCGCCTTTGCGCGGCGCTGCGCCGAGGCGGGCCTGGTGTTCGCCGGGCCGCCGCCGGCCGCGATGGAGGCCATGGCCGACAAGATCCGTGCCAAGGCCACCGTGGCGGGGGCCGGCGTTCCCGTGGTGCCGGGTGCCGCCGAGCCGGAGGACGACCTCGCGGCGGTCGCCGCGTCCGTCGGCTACCCCGTGCTGATCAAGCCGTCGGCCGGCGGCGGCGGCAAAGGCATGCTGGTCGTCCGTTCCCCCGAGGAGCTGCCTGCGGCGCTTGAGTCGGCCCGCCGTACCGCCGTCGCCGCGTTCGGGGACGGCACGCTGCTGCTGGAACGGTTCGTCTCCAACCCCCGGCACATCGAGATCCAGGTCATGGCCGACGCGCACGGCGGCGTCGTCCACCTCGGCGAGCGCGAGTGCAGCCTCCAGCGCCGGCACCAGAAGATCATCGAAGAGGCCCCGTCGCCGCTGCTCGACGACGCCACCCGCGCCGCGATGGGGGCCGCCGCCGTCCGGGCCGCCGCGGCCGTCGGGTACGTCGGCGCCGGCACCGTCGAGTTCATCGTGCCGGGGGACGAGCCGGGACACCCCGGCTACTTCATCGAGATGAACACCCGGCTCCAGGTGGAGCACCCGGTGACCGAACTCGTCACCGGCCTCGACCTGGTGGAGCTCCAGCTCCGGGTCGCCGCGGGGGAGCCGCTGCCGTTCACGCAGGACGAGATCCGCAGCCGCGGCCACGCCATCGAGGCCCGCGTGTACGCCGAGGACCCCGCGCACGGCTTCCTGCCGACCGGCGGCCGGGTGCTCGCGCTCACCGAGCCCGCCGGCGTGCGGGTCGACTCCGGCATCCAGGCCGGCGGCGTCGTCGGCAGCGACTACGACCCCATGCTGTCCAAGGTCATCGCCTGGGGCCGGGACCGGCCGGCCGCGCTGCGGCGGCTCGACGCCGCGTTGCGCGCCACCACCGTCCTCGGCGTGACCACCAACATCGCGTTCCTGCGCGCACTGCTCGCCGACCCCGCCGTGGCCGCCGGCGACCTCGGCACCGGTCTCATCGACGAGCGCCTCGACACGCTGCTCGCCGCCGCGTACGGCGACGGCGCGCCGCCACGCGACGTGCGGGCCGCCGCCGCGCTGGTCTTCCAGGACGACCTCGCCGAGGCCGCCGGCGACGACCCGTGGGACGTCCCGGACGGCTGGCGGCTCGGCGAACTCGCCTGGACCACCTGGCTCCTGGAGACCCGGGGGAACACCACGCGCGTCCAGGTGCGGGGGACGCCGGGACACGGCGCGGAGGTGGTCCTCGACGACGGGGAACCGGCCGCCGAGGCACGGCTGACCCGTGGCGACGGCGAGGTGCTCGTCACCCTCGACGGGGTGACCCGCCGGTACGCCTGCGCGTCCGACGGCCGCGCCGTGTGGCTCGGCCGGGACGGCCACGCCTGGGCCGTCACCCCGCACGTCCCCGGCGACCCCGGCGACGCCGCCGCGGGCCGGACCGGTGACGGCGTGGTGCGCAGCCCGATGCCGGGCACCGTCCTGCTGGTCAAGGTGGTCCCCGGCGAACGGGTCACCGAGGGCCAGCCGCTGATGATCGTCGAGGCGATGAAGATGGAGCACACCGTGACCTCCCCCATGGACGGCGTCGTCGCCGACCTGCCGGTCCGCGCCGGCCGTCCGGTCGACATGGACGCCGTGCTCGCCGTCGTCCGCGAGGAGGAGTCGTGA
- a CDS encoding hydroxymethylglutaryl-CoA lyase: MEFRAEGLPDRVTIYEVGPRDGLQNEKTVVPVETKALLVSRLAAAGLTAVESTSFVHPTWVPQLADAEDLLTRLDRAPGVRYPVLVPNERGLDRAMAHGVTEIAIFGSATETFARRNLNRSLDASIEMFTPVVTRATEAGIRVRAYLSMCFGDPWEGPVPVEQVVRTGVRLLDLGCAELSLGDTIGAGTPGHVTTLLTGFAAAGVGPERLAVHFHDTYGQALVNTLAALRAGVTVVDASAGGIGGCPYARSATGNLATEDLVWMLNGLGIATGVDLGALVTTSVWLAGELGRPSPSRVVQALSKEQEPDHAQA, encoded by the coding sequence ATGGAGTTCCGGGCCGAGGGCCTGCCGGACCGCGTCACGATCTACGAGGTCGGCCCGAGGGACGGCCTGCAGAACGAGAAGACCGTCGTGCCGGTGGAGACCAAGGCACTGCTGGTGAGCCGGCTCGCCGCCGCCGGGCTGACCGCCGTCGAGAGCACGAGCTTCGTCCACCCCACGTGGGTGCCGCAGCTCGCCGACGCCGAGGACCTGCTCACCCGCCTCGACCGGGCCCCCGGCGTGCGGTACCCGGTGCTCGTCCCCAACGAGCGCGGCCTGGACCGGGCCATGGCGCACGGCGTCACCGAGATCGCGATCTTCGGCAGCGCCACCGAGACGTTCGCCAGGCGCAACCTCAACCGGAGCCTCGACGCCTCCATCGAGATGTTCACCCCCGTGGTGACCCGCGCCACCGAGGCCGGCATCCGCGTCCGCGCCTACCTGTCGATGTGCTTCGGCGACCCCTGGGAGGGCCCGGTGCCGGTCGAGCAGGTCGTCCGCACCGGCGTACGGCTGCTCGACCTCGGCTGCGCCGAACTGTCCCTCGGCGACACCATCGGCGCCGGCACCCCCGGCCACGTCACCACGCTGCTCACCGGCTTCGCCGCCGCCGGCGTCGGCCCCGAGCGGCTGGCGGTGCACTTCCACGACACCTACGGCCAGGCCCTGGTCAACACCCTCGCCGCGCTGCGCGCCGGGGTGACCGTCGTCGACGCCTCCGCCGGAGGCATCGGCGGCTGTCCCTACGCGCGCAGCGCCACCGGCAACCTCGCCACCGAGGACCTCGTGTGGATGCTGAACGGCCTCGGCATCGCCACCGGGGTCGACCTCGGCGCGCTGGTCACGACCAGCGTGTGGCTGGCCGGTGAGCTCGGCCGTCCTAGTCCCTCCCGCGTCGTCCAGGCGCTGTCCAAGGAACAGGAGCCCGACCATGCACAGGCTTGA